The genomic region CTGACCGCGGTGGCAGGCCCGGCGCTGCAGCAGATGCTCACCAGCGCGCTGAACTCGGTGAAGTAGTGCCGCGGCGCCGCCGGGGCGAGGGCGGCGCGGCCGTCGTCGACTTCGTGCTGGTGCTGGTCATCCTGGTGCCGCTGTTCCTGGGGATCCTGCAGGTCGCGCTGGTGCTGCTGGTCCGCAACACGCTGGCCGCGGCGGCCTCCGAGGGGGCCCGGTACGCCGCCACGGCCGACCGTGGCCCAGAGGAGGGGGCCGCCCTGACCCGACGGCAGATCGACGACGCGGTCTCGGGCCGGTTCGCCGGCGACGTCACCGCCCGCCAGGAGGGCGTCGGCGGGCAGCAGGTCGTGGTCGTCACGGTGCGGGCCACGGTCCCGGCTCTGGGACTCGGCGGACCGGGGGTCGACCTGGAGGTGGCCGGCCGGGCCGTGGAGGAGCCGCCGTGATCGCGCGCCCCCGTCGGCGCGGGGAGGACGGCAGTGCCCTGGTCGAGGTGGTCTGGCTGGGGATCCTGCTGCTGGTGCCGCTGCTGTGGATCGTGCTGTCGGTCTTCGAGGTCCAGCGCGGGGCCTACGCCACGACTTCGGCGGCTCGGGCCGCCGGACGCGCCTACGCGCTGGCGCCGGATGACGCCGAGGGCCAGCGCCGGGCGCTGGCCGCGGCCCGGCAGGCGTTCGCGGACCAGGGGATCGCGGAGGTACCGCTCACGCTGCGGGTCACCTGTACGCCGTACCCCGCCGACTGCCACCAGGGGACCTCGGTGATCACGGTCAGCATCGACTCCTCGGTGCGGCTGCCGCTGCTGCCCGACGTGCTCGGCGCGGGGGAGCCGCGGTTCGCGCTGGACGCGACGCACACGGTGCCGATCGGGCAGTACCAGGAGGTCCGGTGAGGCCGCCGCGCTCGGGGGAGCGGGTACGCCGCGACGAGCGCGGCCAGGTCTCGGTGCTGATCATCGGGTTCGCGCTGGTGCTCACGATCGGGCTGGCCGTGGTGGTGGACGCGTCCGCGGCGTACCTGCAACGCTCCGGGCTCAACAGCCTCGCCGACGGCGCGGCCCTGCACGGCGCCGACCTGGGCGCCACCGGCCGCGACGTCTACACCGAGGGGCTGCCGACCGAGCGGC from Nocardioides pantholopis harbors:
- a CDS encoding Tad domain-containing protein; amino-acid sequence: MRPPRSGERVRRDERGQVSVLIIGFALVLTIGLAVVVDASAAYLQRSGLNSLADGAALHGADLGATGRDVYTEGLPTERLRLTSAEVRSSVAEYLRATGAHEKYPGLTFTVSVSADQRVTVELSAPLELPLHVPGGPSTASIGATGSAVSTVE
- a CDS encoding TadE/TadG family type IV pilus assembly protein; translated protein: MPRRRRGEGGAAVVDFVLVLVILVPLFLGILQVALVLLVRNTLAAAASEGARYAATADRGPEEGAALTRRQIDDAVSGRFAGDVTARQEGVGGQQVVVVTVRATVPALGLGGPGVDLEVAGRAVEEPP